In the Apteryx mantelli isolate bAptMan1 chromosome 1, bAptMan1.hap1, whole genome shotgun sequence genome, one interval contains:
- the CHKB gene encoding choline/ethanolamine kinase translates to MAAAAAGCGPGPGRGAPRGAVPAATRLQAYAWCREFLAGSWKLIGPDEFGIGPVSGGLSNLLFKCALPEHILSVGDEPRQVLLRVYGAILQGVDSLVLESVMFAILAERALGPRLYGVFPQGRLEQYIPSRRLRTEDLQDPDISKEIAVKMSRFHGMVMPFNKEPKWLFGTMEGYLKQISELTFPEEAQLKKFNRLKAYNLQEEMKSLRELLESTPSPVVFCHNDVQEGNILLLAGHEASSSDKLMLIDFEYSSYNYRGFDIGNHFCEWVYNYTHDSWPFYKASPENYPNRQQQLHFIRHYLSEDSGRRGDTTHEEQARIEEEMLTEINRFALASHFFWGLWSILQAKISTIKFGYLDYAQSRFEAYFQQKARCL, encoded by the exons cggggcgcggggctccccgcggcgccgtgCCCGCCGCCACCCGCCTGCAGGCCTACGCCTGGTGCCGCGAGTTCCTCGCCGGCTCCTGGAAGCTCATCGGCCCCGACGAGTTCGGCATCGGGCCCGTCAG CGGGGGGCTCAGCAACCTGCTGTTCAAGTGCGCGCTGCCGGAGCACATCCTGAGCGTGGGGGACGAGCCCCGGCAGGTGCTGCTGCGCGTCTACGGGGCCATCCTGCAG GGCGTGGACTCGCTGGTCCTGGAGAGCGTGATGTTCGCCATCCTGGCGGAGCGGGCGCTGGGGCCCCGGCTCTACGGGGTCTTTCCCCAGGGACGACTGGAGCAGTACATTCCG AGCCGGCGCCTCCGGACTGAGGACCTGCAGGACCCCGACATCTCCAAGGAGATTGCAGTGAAGATGTCTCGGTTCCATGGCATGGTGATGCCCTTCAACAAGGAGCCCAAGTGGTTGTTTGGGACCATGGAAGG GTACCTGAAGCAGATTTCAGAGCTCACCTTCCCTGAGGAAGCCCAGCTGAAGAAGTTCAACCGCCTCAAGGCTTATAACCTGCAGGAAGAGATGAAGAGCCTCAG GGAGCTGCTGGAGTCCACACCCTCGCCTGTGGTCTTCTGCCACAACGACGTCCAGGAAG GGAACATCCTTCTGCTGGCCGGGCACGAAGCTTCCTCCTCCGACAAGCTCATGCTCATCGACTTTGAATACAGCAGCTACAACTACCG gggCTTTGACATCGGCAACCATTTCTGCGAGTGGGTTTACAACTACACCCACGATTCCTGGCCCTTCTACAAGGCTTCCCCAGAGAACTATCCAAATCGGCAGCAGCAG CTGCATTTCATTCGACACTACCTCTCAGAGGACTCAGGGCGACGCGGGGACACGACGCACGAAGAGCAGGCTCGCATTGAGGAGGAGATGCTCACTGAGATCAACCG GTTTGCTTTGGCCTCTCACTTCTTCTGGGGCCTGTGGTCCATTCTCCAGGCGAAGATCTCCACCATCAAGTTTGGGTACCTG GACTACGCGCAGAGCCGCTTCGAGGCCTACTTCCAGCAGAAGGCACGGTGCCTGTGA